GTTCAGGGTCGTTACTCATTAGAGCTTTTGATAAAGTAAAATTTAAAAAGGCACAAATCTATGGACAAGAGCGTAATGGTCAAACACAATCACTTGCGAGAATGAACATGTTCTTACATGGTATCGATGACGCGAAGATTGCCTGGGGAGATACCATTGCTAACCCACTTCATATTGAAAACGGAAAGCTGATGAAGTTCCAGGTTGTTGTAGCTAATCCGCCATTTTCTTTAGATAAATGGGCATCTGGATTCTCTGGTGAATCAAACGGTGATTTTAAAATGGAATCATCTTTGGATCCTTATAAGCGATTTGATTGGGCTGTTCCACCAAAATCAAAAGGGGACTATGCATTCGTTCAGCACATGCTTCATTCACTTGCTGAAGGTGGACGCATGGGTGTTGTATTACCTCATGGTGTCTTATTCCGTGGAGCGAGTGAAGGTAAAATCAGAAAAGAAATCATTGACTTAAACTTACTTGAAGCAGTTATTGGGTTACCAGCGAATCTTTTCTTTGGAACTCCCATCCCGGCAACTATTCTTGTATTCAAACAAAATAGAGGTAGAGAT
This is a stretch of genomic DNA from Methanocalculus natronophilus. It encodes these proteins:
- a CDS encoding HsdM family class I SAM-dependent methyltransferase, with translation SGSLLIRAFDKVKFKKAQIYGQERNGQTQSLARMNMFLHGIDDAKIAWGDTIANPLHIENGKLMKFQVVVANPPFSLDKWASGFSGESNGDFKMESSLDPYKRFDWAVPPKSKGDYAFVQHMLHSLAEGGRMGVVLPHGVLFRGASEGKIRKEIIDLNLLEAVIGLPANLFFGTPIPATILVFKQNRGRD